Within Ktedonobacterales bacterium, the genomic segment CTCGATGCCGGTCACACTAGCCCCTTTTTGCGCGAGCAGCCGACAGAGATAGCCCTGGCCGCAGCCAGCATCCAGTATGCGCTTGTCCGTGACATCTCCCAGGAGCGCAAAGATCACCGGATTCAAGAGATGCTGGCGAGCGAAATCGCCCTCCTCGCCAAACGTCTCTGCCTGGTCGTAGGTTGCCCAGGAGCGAATCGCCTCGCTATTGCTTATGTCGGGCATAGAGATGATGTTCCTTCGGGTACCTTGTCTGGATGTTCTAACCATCATTCATGTTATTGACAGTTAGCATGTCCAGACAACGTTGTCCAGATATGCTAACCGCCATTCGGGTTATTGATGGTTAGTATATCGGGGCAAGGCGCTCTATCCTAACCATCAATACCCTGAACGCGCGGCCACTTCTGCGTGATCTGTTTGGAGCGCAGCCGCTGCTGAAATTGCTCGCTGGTCAGCTACCTCTTTGCTTTGCGGCCAGCCAGCGTCAGCAGCAGGCCGCCCAGCAGGCCAAGGTTTTTGGCAAACTGGATTTGCTGCGCCTTGCGCCCGGCTTCGGTCTCTTCTTTCCAGAAGGCGTGGCCCGCGATGGTCGTTGGAATCAAGGCGAGGAAGAGGCCCGCTGCGGCCATCCTGGGCAGAATCCCCAGGCCGAGCATAGCGCCGCCCGCCATCATGGACACGCCGTTGATTTTCACGGCCAGTTCTGGCTCTGGAATGCCAAGATCGGCCACCTGCTTGACGCGGTTGCCTGGCTGGGAATACGCCCGATAGCCCCCCAGAATGAAAATGATTGAGAGCAAGAGATACGCCAGTTGTTTGATGTTCGCCATACATACCCTCTTTTCACTGATATTCGGCTGCGCCTTCGGCGCCGGGCCGCTGCTGGCGCCCCGTCATCTCGCTCCCGTTGGTTTCGCGCGCGCCAGCCAGCGCCGGTTCTTTTTCGGTGAATACCGAAACCTGCACAGACCCCGGCCCCAGCGCCTCCTCCAGCGCCTGATGCAGTTCGGCGCAGTAGCCCACATGATTATCGTCTGGCGCGAGCCGCGCCTGCCAGAAGCCGTTGCGCACCAGCAGTTCGTACTGGTCGCCGCCGGAGTGACGCTGGATATGGCGATAGGCGTCCTGCACCTTGATCTTGTCAACCAGATCGTTGCCGGTGCGCGTGACGGTGATGCGCAGGAGATATTTCGGGCGGCTCATCTCCTCATCCGAGACCTCGAAGCGTTCCGCGCCATCGGCGATGATCTTGGGCTGATCGTCGCGCATCTCTACTTTGCCGGTGATGAGCAAGATGTTATCATCCTGCCAGAGATTGGCGGTCTGCTCGTAGGTGCGCGGAAAGATGGTCACTTCCACCTGGCCGTGCAGGTCTTCGACGATGGCCGCCGCCATCGTGTCGCCCTTCTTGGTGGTGATGCGCCGCGCCTCGATGATGCGCCCGCCAATGGTGATCTTCTGGCCCGCCCACTCTTCGTTCAACCTGGCGGTGGGAACCGCGCCCCGTTTTTCCAGCGCCTCAGCGACCCGCGCCAGGGGATGCGCGGAAAGATAGATGCTCAGCAGTTCTTTCTCCCAGGCCAGCCAGGTCTGGCGCGGAATCTGTGGGGCGTCGCGCAGCTTGAAGTCCTTGACGGGATCATGCCCATCTATCGCGCCAAAAAGGCTGTCCTGGCCGATCTCCTGCATCTTGCGGTGCTGCTGCCCGATGCTGATGGCGTGGTCCAGCGACTCCAGCAGTTGATGGCGCGGCCCAAGCTCATCCAGCGCGCCGACTTTGATCAGGCATTCCAGGGCGCTGCGCGTGACGGCGCGGCTGTCCACGCGGGCGCAGAGGTCGGCCAGCGAGACAAAGGGGCCGTCGGTCTTTCGCGCCGCCAGTATCTCTTCGATGGGCCGCGAGCCAACATTTTTGATCGCCAGCAGACCAAAGCGCACCTTGCCCTCTTCGACGGTGAAGCCGATGTCGCTCTTGTTGATATGCGGGGCCAGCACTTCTACGCCCATGCGGCGGCATTCAGCGACGGCGGCCATCACCTTTTTGGCGTCGCTGGCCTCGGTGGTGAGGGTGGCGGCCATAAACTCCGGCGTATAGTTGGCCTTGAGATAAGCGGTGATGTAGGCTACCCAGGCATATGAACAGGCGTGCGCCTTGTTGAAGCCGTAGCCGCCAAACGGCTCGATCAGCGTAAAAATCTCGTCGGCGATCTTCTCATTGATGCCATGCTTGACGCAGCCCTGGATAAACTTGCTGCGGTATTTGATCAACTCTTCGGGAATCTTCTTGCCCATCGCCTTGCGAAAAGCGTCTACTTCGCCCCAGGTGAAGCCCGCCAGTTCGACAGCGATATACAACACCTGATCTTGATAGACCAGGACGCCATAGGACTCTTTCAGAAACGGCTCCAGATCGGGATGCAGATACTTGATCTGGATTTCCCCATGCTTGGCTTTAATAAAGGTCGGGATGCTGTCCATCGGGCCGGGGCGATAGAGCGCAACCATAGCGGTCAGGTCTTCAATGCTGGTGGGTTTCAGTTCTTTGATGTGCTGGCGCATGGCCCCCGACTCAAGCTGGAAGATGCCCGTTGTTTCGCCGCTGCTGAGCAGTTCGTAGGCTTTGGCGTCATCGGTTGGGATGTGGTCCAGGTCCAGGTCAACGCCATGTACTTCTTTGATGAACTTGACGCTGTTCTGCAAGATGGTCAGGTTGGAAAGGCCCAGGAAGTCAAACTTGAGCAGCCCCAACTCTTCCAGATAGGCTTGCTCGTACTGGCTGACCAGCCAGCTTTTGGGGTCTTTGGCGTCGCGCAGTTGGAGCGGCACTGAATCCATCAGCGGCTCGCGCGAGATGACGACGCCCGCCGCGTGGATGCCAACGCTGCGAATGGTCCCCTCCAGCGCCAGCGCCTTGTCCAGAATGGTTTTGGTCGTTTCGCTGTTCTCGTAACGCTGCTGGAGGTCTTTGATCGTCTCCAGGGAGCCGCGCAGCGTGACCTTGGGGCCGGTGGGGATGAGCCGGGCGATGGTGTCGGCCTCGCTCTGGAGGCTCAGGACGCGCCCAACGTCGCGCACCGCTGCTTTGGCGGCCATCGTGTTGAAGGTCACGATCTGCGCCACTTTGTCCCAGCCGTATTTTTCAGCGACGTAGATCACCATTTCCTCACGCCGGTCATCGGGGAAGTCGGTGTCAATGTCGGGCATGCTCTTGCGTTCCGGGTTCAGGAATCGCTCAAACAGCAAGCGATACTGAAGCGGGTCTACGTTGGTGATGCCCAGCACGTAGCCGATCAGGCTGCCCGCCGCCGAACCGCGCGCCGAGCAGCGGATGCCGCGCTTGCGCGCCTCGTTATAGAAGTCCCAGACGATCAGGAAGTAAGCAACAAAGCCTTTCTGGCTGATAATCGTGAACTCGTAATTCAGCCGGTCCTTGATCTCGTCGGTCATCTTGTCGTAACGCTCCTCGACGCCTTTGACGCAGAGATCATAAAGGTACGCATCCGCGTCGCGGTAGCCAGCCGGAATGGGGAAATCGGGGAGCAGCGCCTGCCCGAACGTCAGGTCAATATGGCACATTTCTGCGATGCGCATGGTGTTTTTGAGCGCGTCGGGTACGTCGCCAAAGAGCGCGGCCATCTCGTCGGCGGTCTTCAGGTAGTAGTGCTGGCTGTCGAACTTCATGCGTTTGGGGTCGTCAATGCCTTTGCCTGTCTGCACGCAGAGCAGAATATCCTGCGTCTGCGCGTCTTCGGCGCGAACGTAGTGCAGGTCGTTGGTGGCAACCAGCGGCAGGCCCGTCTCTTTATGCAGGTCGTAGAGCATCTGGTTGACGCGCACCACCTCCGATTCTGGGGCCAGGTGATCTTGAACTTCCAGAAAGAAGCGGTCAGGGCCAAACACGTCACGATACCAGTTGATGACCTGGCGCGCGCCGTTGATGTCGCCTTTGAGCAGCAGCGAGGGGATTTCGCCGGAGATACAGGTACTGGTGGCGATCAGCCCTTCGGCGTGCGCGGCCAGGGTCTTTTTATCAATGCGCGGGCGCAGGTGATACCCTTTGGTATGAGCCAGCGTCGTCAGCCGCAGCAGGTTGCGATAGCCGACCTCGTTCTGAGCCAGCAGCAGCAGATGATAGTAATCGTATTTGCCGCTGTGGTCTTCAATGGCGTTGGGGGTGAGATAGCTTTCCACGCCGATGATCGGATTGACCCCGGCGTCTTTGCAGGCTTTATAGAAGTCAATGACACCATACATCGCGCCGTGATCGGTGATGGCAAGGCTTTTCATCCCATAGCTTTTGGCCTGAAACACCAGATCGGTAATGCGCGACAAACCATCCAGCAACGAGTATTCACTATGAACATGCAGGTGGGTGAACTCACTCGCGCTCATTGGCCGCTCCTTCGATAGATACCAGGCAGTAATCCATATTCATGATGCTCACTCTTCAGTAATACTTAAGAATGCCTCACACAACCGACGGTTGGCCCCACCCCTGCCGCCTGGAAGGACGGCGCTACAACCCCATCCCTGCTCGTGCGGAGGTTGTGTGAGGCGCTCTAAGAACGTTTGCGACAGCCCTGGTACTATTTGGCCGGTCAGGAACTGCCTCAAGCATAGGAGAAAAAGGCTGTTTCAGTATACCGTAGCTGAGGAAAGGGAGCAAGAGAATAACACGCGAGATAGACGCTATGATATGATGTCAACGCGGCGCAGGCGCTGCGCATAGCAAGGAGCGTTGGATGCGAATCGCCAGTAAAAAGGGGCTGCTCACGATGGCTCAGCACTTCCTCCAACCGACAGAGCGCACTATTTTGGTCATTGAAAATGATTGGAACAATCGTATTTTGATGGAGAATCTGCTGCGTATGGGGGGCTATGGGGTTGTGTCTGCAATGAATGGGCAAGAGGCGCTGGAGCTTTTGGATCGCGGCGTGCAGGTGCATCTGGTGCTGACCGATCTTTCGATGCCGGTGCTGGACGGCTATCAAGCCGCCCAGATGATTCGAGAGAAGGCTGGCTACAAAGAGCTTCCGATTGTTGCCGTCACCGGCTATGCCATGAGTGAGGATAAAGAATCGGCTCTGGCGGCGGGCTGCGACGAGTATCTGACGAAGCCATTTCGCCAGAGTGAATTGTTGGAGATAGTGGCGCGGCTCTTGCCTGCCTGCCCGGCTCCGAGGGCAGGCGGCTAAAACCGCTCGCACAGGAAATCTATGCGTTGGCTGGAATTGACGGTCTCTGCGCACCGTGAAGCCGTCGAGGCGATCAGCGAGCTGCTCAGCCGCTACGCGCCCGGCGGCGTTGCTATCGAAGAACCCATTGCCTTGCTGGATGATGGGCAGGAGTATCGTATCCTGCCCGATGGTGCGGCGCTGGCGCGCGCCTATCTGCCGGTGGATGGCTCTGAGGAAGAGAAGCGCCAGCAGATTGAGCAGGGGTTGTGGCATCTGGGGCAGATTGGGCCAGACTTTGTGGGCGAACTCACGGCGCGCCTGGTGGCTGAGGAGGACTGGGCCAACGCCTGGAAAGCGTATTACCATGTCCTGCGCCTGGGAAGGCGCGTTGTGATCAAACCGTCCTGGCGCGACTATACGCCCAGACCAGGCGAAATAGTGGTGGAATTGGACCCCGGTATGGCCTTTGGCACGGGGCTGCACCCCACAACACGCATGTGCCTGGAACTGCTGGAGCAGCGTGTGCAGCCGGGTATGCGCGCGCTGGATGTGGGGACGGGTTCGGGGATTCTGGCGCTGGCGACGGCGAAACTTGGCGCGGCCAGCGTGCTGGCGCTGGATGTGAGCAGTGTGGCCGTCGAATCCGCGCAGGCCAACGCGCGCGCAAACGGTTTGGGAGAGCGCGTCACCGTCAAACTCGGCTCCATCGAGGAGGCGTCGGGCGGACGCTATGATCTGGTGATCGCCAATATCATTGCTCGCGTGATTGCCGATCTGGCTCCCGCGCTGGTGGGGGCGCTGGCCCCTGGCGGCTTGCTCATTGCCAGCGGCATCATTGACGAGCGTTTGCCCCTGGCTGAAGACGCGCTGCGCGCCGCTGGCCTGACTCAGATCGAGCAGGTGCGCGATGGCGATTGGGTGTCGCTGGTGGGGCGGCGGTAGGGCTGTGCAGGTGATCCGTTTTATCCGCTTGCGCGCTTTTTCTGCTCCCGATTTTGTAGATGCTCAAGCAGGACTATGCGGGCTAGTGTTGATGGGCCAATGCCGCGCTCTCTGGCCTCGCTGCTGAGCGCCTCAAAAGAATTCTCCTCAAGCCGCACCGTGAGCGATTTTTTCTGACGAGCTTTTACGAATTTCACATCTGTAACCAACTCAAGCTCGTCAGCAAACTCCTCAATGGAATGTGTATCCCAGAACGCTGCTTCTTCCTCAATAGTATTGAATGTTGGTATGTGGCTTTTTCCCGGCTCTTCTTTTTGCTCTGGTTGTTTTTTTTCTGCCATCAGTGCTTAGCGCCTTCTGTGTTGCTGATAGGCTCGCCGTTCTGCGTCGTCTGCTTCTCGCGCGGTAACGAGAGCGTAGATGTCTCGGCCTCTTGGAGCGACAAACACAGCTACATATCTACCTGCCTCGGTTTGTCCAATGATGAGATAGCGCCCTTCTCTTGCCTTACGTATGAAAGGGTTCCCGAAAACGATTTGGTTCACCTCTTCAATACTGACATGATGGCGGGCGATATGTTCTTCACGATCAGGCTCAAAAATCAATTCAACGATTTTCACAAATCAAGCATCTTTTTGCCTCTCATTATAGTATCCAGGGTCTTTGCTGGCAAGGAGCCAACTGGGTTCAGGGGCGCGTTCATACGCGGTCGGGTGCAAAGAGCTATTTAATTTACAGGGTCAGAAACATTTCGTGCTGGCTGAAGAACTCGGTGAAGCCGAGATCGCGGCAGCGCGCCAGAAATGGGCTGTCCTCCGGTTCGTTGTAGACCTGAATCCCGGCGGCATCGCCCGCAGCGGCCCGCAGGAGCGCGGCAAGGTCGGCGTTCGTCAGGTCGCTCTGGAGGATGGCCGCCTGAATCTGTATCTTCTCGTTGTTGGCTCCCCTGCCGCCGGGCCTGAAGATCAGGCCGTTAAGCTGCCCATCCGCGCCCGCAGCAGCGACAGCTTCGGCGCGCATGGTCATGAGGCTGGGAAGTTCGCGCTCCCAGTCCGGCTGATAGCCTTCGTATAGCCCTGGAAAAAGGGTAGCGGGCGCAACAGCCTTCACCTGAAGCGATGGGAAGGCATCCGGCAAGGCAGCGGTGTCTACCTCAATCCCGATCAGCCGCCGCGCAGCGACAAAACCGGCGCGCTCGTACAGCTTGATCGCTTTGATGTTCTGCGTCAGCACTTCCAGTTGCAGCGTGGTCAGGCCGCTCTCGCGCGCTACCTGTATCATCTGCGCGGCGAGCAGCCTGCTGGCTCCCGTACCGCGAAACTCCGGCGTGATGCCAAAGCCACCACACCAGCCGCGCGCGCCGCGAACGCCCATGCGCGCCATGCCGACAAACGCGCCTTGCTCATCGTGCATGACGACGGAGCAGTTCGCGTCAATCTGATAGACGCGCGCGAAACCGGCGCTCATCTCGGCGGTCAGCGCCATCGGAAAATAGTAGCCGCTGAAGCTGGCGTTGAACATCTCCGCAAGCTGTGGCTGCGTGTAGCCTAAAGTGTTGGAAAAGCGATACGTAGTCATTGTGGGGCCTGGCCTAAACTAATTTGTCGTAATCCTGGTGAGAGCCAATCCATTGCCAGAGAAATGGGAAATTATCCAAACGAAGGGTTATTCCACTTTCTGCACGAGTCCCACCGCTTCTTGAGGGACATTTAGGACTCCAACGGAGATATATCTGAATCTCTCACCGGAGGATGTCATTCGAGAGTTTCACAGCAAGTGGTGATCTACATGGCGGCTGGTGACAGCAGTGTTGTAACTCCCCCTAGTAGCTATTCTTTCACTGGTCTTTTGTGTACATTATATCAAAGTCTTTCCGCCACGTTTTCCCCTGGTCCTCAGAAGCTTCCGCGACCGCAGCAATGGTGTCGCCGTTAATCTGTGCGGTAAACCGCTGGTAGAAATCCGGATCCTGTCTCAACATGCTCCAGTGCTTGCCATCAAAGCTCATGTCGAAAATTCTCGATACACCTCGGTTGTCGTAATAAAACACTTCGAACCGCTCCGTCGGGCTGCTATAGCCGATCACGTTGACCGCTTCCGGCACGTCACTGGTACCGAGCTTGTCGCGCCAAAGGACAAAGGCATGGTCAATCCATTCAAAACTGGCTGTGCCGACGACTTTGGTCTCCAGGCTGTCCAGAAACCAGGCGTTGGACATCGCCCAATTCCAGTTGCCTATCAAGACCTCTAGGTCTTTTAACTGTGGTTTGTTCATGACTTTAGTATACCATACAACCCCCGTATTGAAGGGTTCAAGTTAGTCGCTGCGCGAGGCGCCTGTAAGTGATGTTATGGGATTCCCCTCACAATTAAGGGGCTTTTTCAACGCCCTGAGTAAGCGTGAGACGTGGTGTTTCGACGCTGTGCTATCATGAGGTGGAAAGTGGATACCGATGTCAGAGGCAGAAAGAGAGGATAGCTGGATGTCTCATACGTTGACGATCTCGGATCGGGCTTATGAAACGCTTCAGGCGCTTGCAAGCAAGCAGGGGAAAACGCTAGAGGCATTCCTTGAATCATGGGCCGAACAGCACGAGCCAATATTGCAAGGCGTGGAGCGCAACCCCTATACTGACCCGCGCTATCAGACTTTTGAGGAGTTTTTCCATGAACTGGGTGTGAGTGAAGAGCGTCTTCGCCGCCTGGAGGAAGAGGCTGAGGCTGAGGACGATGCCAACGTATGATAGGGATGAGTCATTCAAGCACGATTGGGAGCGGTTATCCATTGTTGAACAAGATCGCTTCATCAAGACAGTGAAAAAGATGGTCTATGACCTTAAATCTGGTCAGGGCTTCCGCAAGGGCTTGCGTGTGAAGGGCGTTGAGGGATATGAGGGTATCTATGAGATGACCTGGGCGCCAGACGGACGGGCGACCTTCATCTTTGGCTCGTCACCGCATGAGGGCGATGTTCATGTTATCTGGCGAAGAATTGGCAGCCACGATATTTTGCTGAAGCCCTGAGTATACGCCATGTATGCTTGACACGAGTGGCAGCCATGCGGTAGGATGGCTGCATCAGGCGGCCCGCTGTCGGCGGGGGTCTGATCCGCGTCCCAATTGGGGGCGCTGGAGTTGTTCGACGCAGAGATGGCTGGCGCGGCAAGTGTATAAAGCACCCACCGCGCCATACCCCAGCCCTGGACAGACCAGGAGATGGAGCTATGAGGATTGTATCGTATTCTGAGGTTTCTCTCCTCCTGGCGGCCACCTTTTGGAAACACTGCGCTTGCTGTGCAGTTCTCCGGGGGTAGCCGCTTTGCTTTTGGCGCGCGGGCGGGAAGCGTGGCTTTCCGGTCCAGGGTGTTGCGCCCGGCCCAGGAGGAGACTCATGAGTCTCGTATCGCGGTATCGTTTGTCGTTTCTCAGCGCCTGGCTGGCGGTGGACGCCAGAACGCGGGCGCAGGTGTCGCCGCGCCAGATGGCGGGAATAGTGGGGCGGCTGGGACAGGCGCGTGCGGTGCAGGAGTGGCTCCAGCCCTGGCTGGTGGCGGTGTTGAGCCGACGCG encodes:
- a CDS encoding DoxX family protein gives rise to the protein MANIKQLAYLLLSIIFILGGYRAYSQPGNRVKQVADLGIPEPELAVKINGVSMMAGGAMLGLGILPRMAAAGLFLALIPTTIAGHAFWKEETEAGRKAQQIQFAKNLGLLGGLLLTLAGRKAKR
- a CDS encoding DNA polymerase III subunit alpha; its protein translation is MSASEFTHLHVHSEYSLLDGLSRITDLVFQAKSYGMKSLAITDHGAMYGVIDFYKACKDAGVNPIIGVESYLTPNAIEDHSGKYDYYHLLLLAQNEVGYRNLLRLTTLAHTKGYHLRPRIDKKTLAAHAEGLIATSTCISGEIPSLLLKGDINGARQVINWYRDVFGPDRFFLEVQDHLAPESEVVRVNQMLYDLHKETGLPLVATNDLHYVRAEDAQTQDILLCVQTGKGIDDPKRMKFDSQHYYLKTADEMAALFGDVPDALKNTMRIAEMCHIDLTFGQALLPDFPIPAGYRDADAYLYDLCVKGVEERYDKMTDEIKDRLNYEFTIISQKGFVAYFLIVWDFYNEARKRGIRCSARGSAAGSLIGYVLGITNVDPLQYRLLFERFLNPERKSMPDIDTDFPDDRREEMVIYVAEKYGWDKVAQIVTFNTMAAKAAVRDVGRVLSLQSEADTIARLIPTGPKVTLRGSLETIKDLQQRYENSETTKTILDKALALEGTIRSVGIHAAGVVISREPLMDSVPLQLRDAKDPKSWLVSQYEQAYLEELGLLKFDFLGLSNLTILQNSVKFIKEVHGVDLDLDHIPTDDAKAYELLSSGETTGIFQLESGAMRQHIKELKPTSIEDLTAMVALYRPGPMDSIPTFIKAKHGEIQIKYLHPDLEPFLKESYGVLVYQDQVLYIAVELAGFTWGEVDAFRKAMGKKIPEELIKYRSKFIQGCVKHGINEKIADEIFTLIEPFGGYGFNKAHACSYAWVAYITAYLKANYTPEFMAATLTTEASDAKKVMAAVAECRRMGVEVLAPHINKSDIGFTVEEGKVRFGLLAIKNVGSRPIEEILAARKTDGPFVSLADLCARVDSRAVTRSALECLIKVGALDELGPRHQLLESLDHAISIGQQHRKMQEIGQDSLFGAIDGHDPVKDFKLRDAPQIPRQTWLAWEKELLSIYLSAHPLARVAEALEKRGAVPTARLNEEWAGQKITIGGRIIEARRITTKKGDTMAAAIVEDLHGQVEVTIFPRTYEQTANLWQDDNILLITGKVEMRDDQPKIIADGAERFEVSDEEMSRPKYLLRITVTRTGNDLVDKIKVQDAYRHIQRHSGGDQYELLVRNGFWQARLAPDDNHVGYCAELHQALEEALGPGSVQVSVFTEKEPALAGARETNGSEMTGRQQRPGAEGAAEYQ
- a CDS encoding response regulator; this encodes MRIASKKGLLTMAQHFLQPTERTILVIENDWNNRILMENLLRMGGYGVVSAMNGQEALELLDRGVQVHLVLTDLSMPVLDGYQAAQMIREKAGYKELPIVAVTGYAMSEDKESALAAGCDEYLTKPFRQSELLEIVARLLPACPAPRAGG
- the prmA gene encoding 50S ribosomal protein L11 methyltransferase translates to MRWLELTVSAHREAVEAISELLSRYAPGGVAIEEPIALLDDGQEYRILPDGAALARAYLPVDGSEEEKRQQIEQGLWHLGQIGPDFVGELTARLVAEEDWANAWKAYYHVLRLGRRVVIKPSWRDYTPRPGEIVVELDPGMAFGTGLHPTTRMCLELLEQRVQPGMRALDVGTGSGILALATAKLGAASVLALDVSSVAVESAQANARANGLGERVTVKLGSIEEASGGRYDLVIANIIARVIADLAPALVGALAPGGLLIASGIIDERLPLAEDALRAAGLTQIEQVRDGDWVSLVGRR
- a CDS encoding CopG family antitoxin, which produces MAEKKQPEQKEEPGKSHIPTFNTIEEEAAFWDTHSIEEFADELELVTDVKFVKARQKKSLTVRLEENSFEALSSEARERGIGPSTLARIVLLEHLQNREQKKRASG
- a CDS encoding BrnT family toxin, producing the protein MKIVELIFEPDREEHIARHHVSIEEVNQIVFGNPFIRKAREGRYLIIGQTEAGRYVAVFVAPRGRDIYALVTAREADDAERRAYQQHRRR
- a CDS encoding GNAT family N-acetyltransferase, yielding MTTYRFSNTLGYTQPQLAEMFNASFSGYYFPMALTAEMSAGFARVYQIDANCSVVMHDEQGAFVGMARMGVRGARGWCGGFGITPEFRGTGASRLLAAQMIQVARESGLTTLQLEVLTQNIKAIKLYERAGFVAARRLIGIEVDTAALPDAFPSLQVKAVAPATLFPGLYEGYQPDWERELPSLMTMRAEAVAAAGADGQLNGLIFRPGGRGANNEKIQIQAAILQSDLTNADLAALLRAAAGDAAGIQVYNEPEDSPFLARCRDLGFTEFFSQHEMFLTL